Genomic segment of Terriglobia bacterium:
CTCGTAAAAGTTCGCCGATTCTGTCCTCAGTTGCCAGTGCCAAGCCACTACTCCTTGCCGAATTGCTCGGCTAACTCTCGATAAACATCTTGGCCCTGCCTCAGCGCCTCAGACGCCGCGTTCCGAAACCGCTCTGGGTCTCCGCTGTAATCTCGGGTTACCGCGTCGAACTTGTAATCGGCAGTGATTCTCCACTCTCGAAGACGTTCTACTGTTTGACTCAAATCGTCGTTGTTCACCCTCTTGCGCAAGTCTTTCAGAAACTCGTCGTGGTTTCCGTATCCTTTGCCCAGCAGTGCACAACCGAGGTGAAAAACCGAGTAATACGACCTCGACAAGGCATCTCGAAGCACCTGCTCCGACAAATAGTGGTCTGCACTTCGGCGGAGCGCCCCGGCAAGCTGCAACCGCCCGTCCTGGCCCGAATGGTCCGCCATGATCACTGTTTATCCTCTGAAACACATGGAGCCGATGAGCGGAATTGAACCGCTGACCCCGTCCTTACCAAGGACGTGCTCTACCAACTGAGCTACATCGGCACAAGAGGTTGTTCCGCCCTCCACTGGCGGCCATCATCAACGTCCGACAGGGCCTTGTAGGGGCTGTGCCTCTCCGAAAATGGAGCGGGAGACGGGGATCGAACCCGCGACCAACAGCTTGGAAGGCTGTGACTCTACCACTGAGTTACTCCCGCCTTGCAACGTGCGCGACCCACTCGGTGCGCATTCTCCAGACGCTGATCGATGCGTGCTCTTAACCTCGCGAACCTGGTGGACAGGGGAGGATTCGAACCCCCGTAGCTCGCAAGGAGCGGCAGGTTTACAGCCTGCTGCCATTGACCGCTCGGCCACCTGTCCGAAGTTTTTCCCGACTACCCCCGAACTCGGGGCTTCTCATTTGCAGCAGGTTTTTACCAGGCGCAACCCCGCCCCGGATTATTTCCGTCGAGGTCCAACTGTCGCCGCCGTCAGGGTGCAACACACTAAGTATAATCCTCGTTTTCCGGCTCCTGCGCAGCTTTCGCCGGTTAGCAAAGCCTGCCAGCGCTGCAACATAACAATGCCAGCATGGAGCTGGCGAAGGGATTCGAACCCCCGACCCTCTGATTACAAATCAGATGCTCTACCAGCTGAGCTACGCCAGCGGCCACAAACCTCCAATTATAGGGATTCGGTCTCAGAATTGCAATAGGCTAAAAAAGACAGTTTTCAAGTTTCCTTTGCGGTCCCTTGCGGACCTTTTCACATTCTACCGCGCCACTACCAGCAATGCAAGCAACGCCAGATTAATGCCATGGGCCGCGTAGCACCAAGGACAGTCCGTGTACAAAATCCGGCGCAGGGCGAAAATCAGGTAAAAGCCGAGGGCGACCGTGGTGGCTCCCGAAGCGATGAGGATATCCGTAAACCTGGTGGACAAGATAATCAGTCCCACGCGAGAGCCAGAGATTGCTGAATGCCAGGTCAGTGCCCACACGAGCAGCAAAACATAGTAGACGATTCCCAGCAGGGAATTGGGGACTCCGAAAACGCTGCCGTAGGTTGTTCGGACCACGGCTACGCAGCTTGGACCCTCGCGCACGTAAAACACCGCGGGCACCCAGCACGATTTCCGGACGCGCCCATAGTAGGCAAATGTGAAATAAAGGGCATCGGCGAGCCTGGCGAGTGACAAGACGATGACAGGCCCGCCAAGGATCAAAACGTTTCTTTCCCGTCGCCCCGGTTTCCGGACTGCTCGCCTTTCCAGCGGAACTGGTCCTTCTGCTCCAATCCCAGATGGACCAGCACGCGGCAGCAGAACTGGGTTACCAGGTCGTCAATCGTGCGGGGCCGGTGATAGAAAGCCGGCATGATGGGGAAAATTCCGGCTCCGGCTTCCTGTGCCCGCAGCATGTTGGTCAGGTGCACGCGGCTAAGAGGCGTATCGCGCACGGCCAGGATCAGCGGGCGTCGTTCCTTCAGGCAAACATCCGCGGCCCGCTCGATCAGCGTCGAACTGATGCCGTGAGCGATCTGGGCCAGGCAGCCCGTGCTGCAAGGAACGACGACCATGCCGTCCACGCGATAGGAGCCGCTGGCAATCGAAGCGCCGATGTCAGAGTCCAGCAGGTATTCGGTCTTTGGGGCCGGACCATCGGCAATCGCCGCGGGAAGAGAAGCGCTTTTAGAAACGTCCAGCTCCAGTTCTTCGCGCAAAACCTTGAGTCCCGCGCCCGAGATGACCAGGTGAATTCTGCCCACGCGCCCGTCGCATTCGAGCATCTGGAGCATGCGGCGCGCAAACACCGAGCCGCTGGCGCCGGTGACGCCTAGCACCACCGTTTTAAGGCCGGGAAGCGGCAAGGAACCCATAAGACGGATTCTCCGCCAGCCCTTTACGCAAAGTCAAGGAAAGCCGGAACACCTCATTCGTTTGTTATACTCATAGCATTCGGACTGGCGCGGAAGTCTCGTGGACACGACAACCTGTTTTTCTGACCGCATGCCGCCAGGCCAATTTGAACGCGCCCTCGTCAAAGGGAGGGCTGGAAACGGTGGGGGAATGTCACCAGAAGAAATCACAGCAATGCTCGAGCAGGTGCGGAGCGGGAAACTCAGCGTGGAGGCGGCCGTTGACCGTCTGCGCAACCTTCCGTTTGAAGATATCGGGTATGCCCGCATCGATCATCACCGCTCGCTCCGGCAGGGATTCCCGGAAGTCATCTTCGCCCGCGGCAAGTCGCCTGACCACGTTGTGGGAATCGTCCAGGGCATGTTGCGCAATCGCCATAATATCCTGATCACGCGTGGCAATGAGGAGTTGTATGAGCTGATTAAGCCGCTCGACCAGCGCACACAGTTTCATGCCCTTTCCGGCGCAATTTCCATCCAGCGTGACCGCAAAATCCGCGGCAAGGGCAAGATCCTGGTGGTGAGCGCGGGCACTTCCGACATTCCCGTGGCGGAAGAAGCCCAGGTGACGGCGGAGGTGATGGGCAACCGCGTCGAGGTTATTTACGATGTTGGCGTGGCGAACATCCATCGCATTCTGAGCGAGAGCAAGCAGCTTCGCAGCGCCCGAATCATTATTGTTGTCGCGGGCATGGAGGGCGCATTGCCCAGCGTGGTGGCCGGCATGGTCGGTGTGCCGGTGATTGCCGTCCCCACCAGCATCGGTTACGGTGCCAGCTTTCGCGGCGTCGCGGCGCTGCTCGGCATGCTGAATAGTTGCGCGTCCAACATTGCCACCGTCAACATCGATAACGGCTTCGGCGCGGGTTACCTGGCAAGCGTGATTAACCGGCTGTAGTCCTTCTTCTTCGGGCGGTAATGGTTGCTTTCAACTCTTGCAGTTTAGTCCCGCGGGAGTATTCTGAGACCGGGTGCGGGTAGTACCCGGACCGAAGAGCGGGGCATCGGGCGATGAAAGTCCCGCCGCGCGGTACGTGCTTCGGCACATTAAAAGTCGCTTCCCCTTTGGGACACCCGCACCCTCGTCCACGAATGAAAATCTCGATCCTCAAACAATAGACCAACTGAACCTGGGCGGCCTGCGGCGCAGGCTGTGGGGCCGACCTTACCTTCCAAATACCTGCCTGAAAATCTGGTCTACGTGTCTGAGGTAACGATTAGCGTTGAACACCGCTGCGATTTCTTTGGCTGACAGGCGGTTGCTGATGTCGGGATCGCGCTGGACGAGCGATTTGAAATCCTCACCTGTTTTCCACACCTGCATGGCATTACGCTGCACCCAGAGGTAAGCTTCCTCTCTCGATACGCCCTTTTCGGTGAGGTCCAGCAGCAACTGGCCGGAAAAGATCAGGCCCTTGAGCAGATCGAGGTTTTCCTGCATGCGCTCGGGATAGACGAACATTTTCTCGACCAGGTTTGCGGTCTTGTTGAGCATGTAATCGACCAGGATGGTCGAGTCGGGAAGGATAACTCGCTCAACGGATGAATGGGAAATGTCGCGCTCGTGCCACAGCGCCACGTTTTCAAGCGCCGCCTGGGCGTTGGCTCGCACCACGCGCGCCAGGCCGCAGATTTGCTCGGCGGTCACCGGGTTTCGCTTGTGCGGCATGGCGGATGAGCCCTTCTGTTTGGCGGAGAAAAATTCCTCCGCCTCCCGGACTTCGGTGCGCTGCAAGCCGCGAACTTCAAGCGCAATCTTTTCGAGCGAGGCGGCGATGACGGCCAGCGTTGAAACGTAGAAGGCATGCCGGTCACGCTGGATCACCTGCGATTCGGCGGGCGAAGGCTTGAGGCCGAGCTTTGCCAGTATCTTCTTTTCAATTGCCGGACTCAGGTGCGAATAGATGCCCACCGCTCCGGAAGTCTTTCCCACGCGCATCTCGTCGGCAGCATAGGCCAGCCGTTCTCGGTTCCGCTGGCATTCGGAGTACCAGACGGCGATCTTCACTCCAAAGGTGATGGGTTCGGCGTGGATGCCGTGTGTTCGTCCCACCATGGGCGTATGCTTGAACTCGAAGGCACGTTTTTTTAGTACGGCAGCCAGCCGGTCAATGTCTTCGAGAAGCAGCCGTGAAGCGTCTTTGATCAGCAGGCCCTGGGCCGTATCGACTACGTCGTTCGACGTAAGCCCGAAGTGGAGATAGCGGGCTTCCCGGCCCACGTGCTCGGCCACGTTGGTGGTGAAGGCAATGACGTCGTGCTTCACTTCCTTCTCGATTTCCAGCACGCGCTCGACGTCCACGCGGCCTTTGCGGCGGATGGCGCGCGCGGCGCTTTTGGGAATCAGGCCGGCTTCCGCTTCGGCTTCCGCCGTGGCGATTTCCACCTCTAACCATTTTTGGAATTTGTTCTCGTCGCTCCAGATGGCGCCCATTTCCGGGCGGGTATATCGAGGAATCATTTTCTCTCCACGGAGTTAATCCACAGATTACACAGATGACACAGATTCAATCCGCAGATTTCGCAGATTACGCAGATTTCAATGACTTAGAAAAAATAAATCGGCGAAACTCCAATGATTTTGCGCCGAAATTTAATAATAAGGCCACCTCGCGGGCAGTTGCCTTCAAATAGCTAATCACCTGAGCTTCTTCAATCCCCGTGAGTTTTTGCAACGCCTTCACCTCGACAACCACTGAGCCGAAACACACGAAGTCCGCGCGATAATCCGCTGCCAGCCGGCTGCCTTTGTAGAAAACGGAAATATGGACTTCGCGCTGGAAGGGAATGCTCCGTTCGAGCAGTTCATGGTGAAATGCCTCCTGATAAACCGCCTCCAAAAATCCGCAGCCAAGCTGGCGATGGACTTCCATTGCGGCCCCAATCAGGGCATGCGTCCGAGGGTCTCTTTTATCTTCAACCGGCATAAATAGCCAGTCAGTTTACATGAAGTTTTTCCATTTGGTCTTTTTAATCTGTGCAGTCTGCGTAATCTGCGGACTAGAATTGGAAAATTCTGGAGGGTTCAGTCTGGCTGGCCAGGTGCAGTTCGGCGGGGCGGCCTTTGCCGCGTTTATCGAAGGCTTGATTGGCGGAATGCATAGCCAGGCCAGGGTGATTATTTTTATCGCTCAGGTGGGCCAGCACCAAAACCTCCGCTGTGCCGTCGTAGTCGTCGGCGAGGAATCCCGCCGTAGCGTTGTTTGAAAGGTGGCCGTGCCTGCTCATCACGCGCTGCTTGACGAACCACGGGTACGGTCCCGTCTTCAGCATGTCAAGATCGTGGTTCGATTCAAACACCAGGCAGTGGCAGCCGAGCGCATGCTGCTTGACGAGCTGCGGAATGTAACCCAGGTCAGTAATCACTCCGACCTTGACGCCTTCCGCCGTAAATGTAAAGGCAACAGGATCGACGGCATCGTGCGGGATGGAAAAGGGAGCGATCTCGAAATCGCCGATGGTGAATTTTTCGCCGGGGGAAATGGTTTCAAATGCCCTGAGGCGCGGGTCCCATTGGATGATTTCCCGCGTTGGGCCGGTGATGTAAATGGGGACTTTAAGGGCCAGCGCCAGCGACTTCAGGCCGTTAATGTGGTCGATGTGTTCATGGGAAACAAGCAGGGCGTCAAAGCCGTCGGTTCGCTCCCCGGCTGCGGCCAGGCGGCGGAAGGTTTCTTTCCTGCTGAAGCCCGCGTCCACCAGCAGGCGTGTGCGCTCCGTCGCCACCAACGTGGAATTGCCCTTGCTTCCGCTACCCAACACGCAGATTCGGACGCTCAACCAGCCTCTCCGCAACCTTCAGATCAAAGCAGGCGCCGGGCGCCGGCTTCAGCAAAGCATTGGTGGAATTATAAAGCAGCTTGGCTGGAGCGGATATCGAAATAGCGGTGCGGCCTTATTTTTCTGTCCACAGAGCGTAAAGAGCGCCAGCCATCAACAGCAGGCAGACAACGGCGCTCGAGACGATCAGGGAGGAAAGAGAAAATGAGTACACGATGGTGTCCGAGAAAACCGTGCGATGTACCATTTGTCCCGCCAGCCAGGGGAGCGCGGCGACCAGCAAGGCAATGAGCGCACCGCCGCCTATGGCCGTCGCAAACCTTTCCGCAATCATGATGGGGCGCAGGGCCTCGTTGGCAGCAGCCCGATGGGCGGCCAGCCGAGCGCGCCACCAGACGCGGCCGGCATCGGGCAACGACGCAGCGGCACAGAGGTATTGGCTGTCGATCTGGAAAAGTTTGTAGACAGAGACAATTTCGGCGCAGGAGGGGCAACCGGCGAGGTGACGGCGCAGTGGTTCCTGCATGGACTCAGGAGCCACCCCCTGGCCCAGGGCTTCGAGAATTCGGGCTTCGTTTTCGCAAACTTGGTGTTTCATAATCACGCCTTCCTGGGTTCCAGTGCCGCGCCGCCAATCAGGTCCATGAGCTTTTTTCGGGCTCGAAACAGCAGCGGGCGCACACTGGCTTCTTTCATTCCGGAAGCTTTTGCGATTTCTCTGTGGCTGGCGCCTTCAGCATAGGCCAGCCAGAGTAACTGGCGTTCCCTGGGTTTGAGCCTTGCAAGCGCGCGGCCCAAATCCGAACGCAGCGGAACATTTGCCACGTCGTGATCCTGCGAGGGCACGTCGGCGGTTTCGATGGTGGTCTCTCCGTGCCTTTGGATCGCCCGCCAGTGGTCTCGGAGCAGGTTCGTGGCGATCCGAAACAGGTAATTCTTTCGGTGCGCGTCTTCCTGCGGCGGGTCCGTGAGAGAAAGAAAGCGGCAATAACATTCCTGGAGAAGATCGTCAGCAAGCGCCGAATCGCCCGAAACTCGCGCGAGGTACGCCCACAGCGGGCGTGCCGTGCGCTCGTAGACTGTCCGGAAGCTTTCCTCGTCCATCGCGAGGGACTTATCCTCCGCTTCGGCCCTTGCGGCTTCGCCCCTGGCCAGAGCTACAGCCCGTGTCAGCATGTTATTGCCTCGGTCCACGGTATTCTCCGGGTCAGGCGACGAATTTTTGGACCGAACGCTCGCGGTCAAACAGCCCGAAGTTCTTTGACAGGCGATAGGACAGTCCGGACGAGATCAGGAACCCGATTCCCAGTGCCAGGCCGAGAGCACCCAGGATTTTGAACCCTTCTGCCACATCAGAAAAGTTGACTCCGATGATCAAGAACGCAATGCCGACGCACACCAGAATCGCTCCCGCCTGGATCGAAGCCAGGATTCGATTGTAAGGGTTGCGGTTCGGCTGTTCAATCCCGATTGAAGCCACCAGCTTCTTGCCGGAGTCGGTTTCTAGAAATGTCAAAAACTCCTGGCTGGAGCCGATTTTCTCGATCAGCTTCGAGTGGACTTCGGCCTGTATCCGTGCAACTTTCATCCTGCGAAAAGTGCTGAAGACCAGCCAGAAAACGACGACAATCCCCGGAAATATCGTCAGAATTGCGAGGATCGGAATCAGTTCATGGGGCATTTGCTCCTCCTCTATCTGGGGACCGCTGGCACAGGCTGGCGGCACGTTCGCCGCGGGCATCGCAGCCTGACCGCCGGTCACTGCCCGGGCTGTCCCCGGGCTTCATCCCTTGCTACTCTTGATACGCAAATGGCCAGATGATTGTTAACAGAAAGTTGCGGCAGGATCGGGAGCGAGGGGAGAAAAGTCCGGCTCCAGACCTCAGGAGCAAAGACAGAGATCCTCCGACCTCACGCGAAGGCGCAAAGTCGCAAGGGGTCATGGCAGATAAAAAATGGGTTTTCAATCGGCTCTTGGTTGCGCCTTAGCGCCTTTGCGAGAGCTTGATTTCGTCATGGCGGGGAAATAGAACGCCTCAGCACTCGAGCTGGTCACGGCTGAGATTGAAACCCCGGCGCGGTCCCAGCACGGTGACGGCAATCCGTTCAGTCTGGAAGAGTTCACGCGCCACCTCGACAACGTCCTCGCGAGTCACCGTGTCGATACGGGCAGACACCTCGTCCAAGGTGATGCACTGCCCGTAATACAATTCCTGGCGGGCGATATTGGCCATGCGGCTGGTGGTGGATTCAAGGCCCAGCAACAGGCTTCCCTTCAGGTAATCCTTGGCCCGTTGCAATTCGTCCGCGGGGATCGAGTTGTTCTTGAGGTTTTTGAATTCCGCGATGATAAGGTTGACCACTTTGCGGGCATTGCCCGGCGCGGTGCCGGCATAGATGCTCAGGATTCCGGCGTCCCGGTAGGCGCTCAGTCCTGAAAAGACGGCGTAAACCAGGCCATACTTCTCCCGGATGTTCTGGAACAGCCGCGAACTCATTCCGCCGCCGAGAATAGTGTTGAGGACATAGCTGGCGAACCGCTTTTCGTGGGCGTAAGGATATGCAGGCGTGCCCAGGCAGATGTGGGTTTGCTCAAGCTCCTTTTTGCGGCGATAAAGCGCGTGAGGGTGGGCCACGGGGATTGGGCCCGCCGCCGTGACGTTCCCCTGGGATAGTCGGCCAAATTGTTCTTCTGCGAGGCCTACCGCCTGGCCGTGGGTCAGGTGTCCGGCTGCGGTTATGAGCATGTTGCCGGGCACGTAATGCCGCCGGAAAAAGTCACGCAGCCGCCGCTGGTTGAATCCGCCAACCGTTGCCCGGGTACCCAGGATGGGACGTCCCAGGGAGTGGTGCGGCCAATAGCTCTTGCTGAAAATTTCATGGACCAGGTCGTCTGGCGTATCTTCCACCATTTTGATCTCTTCCTGGATCACCCTCGACTCCTTGGCAATATCGCTCGATCGAAGCAGAGGATTTTTCACCAGGTCTGCCACGATGTCGAATGCCCTGGGCAGGTGTTCATCAACCACTTTGATGGAAAAGCACGTAAACTCCTTGGTCGTAAAAGCGTCAAGATGGCCCCCAATGGCGTCAGCAGCGCGGGCGATCTCCTCGCCGGAGCGATTCAGAGTCCCCTTAAAGACCATGTGTTCAAGGAAGTGGACGATGCCGTTCTGATCTTCACGCTCATGCCGCGATCCGGTCCGCAGCCAGACCCCCATGGATACTGACCGCACGGCCGGCATGGTCTCGGTAACCACCTGTAGGCCATTGGCGAGCGTGCTCTTCTCAACGTTCGGATTCTTGGTTTTCATGTTCAGGTCCCGTCGTGTTCCTGGATTGCCGGCGCTGAAGACGGTCCGCCCTGCTTTTAATTTAACCACACGATGCCGAAAAACGCGACTTGCAGTTTCTGAAGCTCTGTGGTCTTAGATGCGCCTCGGAGGAAATTGGATGACATAATATTTCATGGCCCTCGGAACCGATCTTCCGCTTGCCAGAAAGCGGAAGCATTGCCTATACTGGTAAAACCCATTGCAGAGGACGAGTTCCGGCATGGTCTGGATCCCGCCACGCAACAGCAAGGGCCTGTAGCTCAGGTGGCTAGAGCGCACCCCTGATAAGGGTGAGGTCGGTAGTTCAACTCTACCCAGGCCCACCAGTGCAAACGGTGATGCCGTTCCAAATGTACATTCTTCGTAGCCTGTCGACCGGCCAATTTTATGTGGGCCACACCGAGAATCTGCGAAAGCGCCTCCAGGAACACAACAACGGTCGAAATCCATCGACCCGCGGTCGCGGTCCCTGGGAGTTAT
This window contains:
- a CDS encoding vitamin K epoxide reductase family protein codes for the protein MILGGPVIVLSLARLADALYFTFAYYGRVRKSCWVPAVFYVREGPSCVAVVRTTYGSVFGVPNSLLGIVYYVLLLVWALTWHSAISGSRVGLIILSTRFTDILIASGATTVALGFYLIFALRRILYTDCPWCYAAHGINLALLALLVVAR
- a CDS encoding UbiX family flavin prenyltransferase, translating into MGSLPLPGLKTVVLGVTGASGSVFARRMLQMLECDGRVGRIHLVISGAGLKVLREELELDVSKSASLPAAIADGPAPKTEYLLDSDIGASIASGSYRVDGMVVVPCSTGCLAQIAHGISSTLIERAADVCLKERRPLILAVRDTPLSRVHLTNMLRAQEAGAGIFPIMPAFYHRPRTIDDLVTQFCCRVLVHLGLEQKDQFRWKGEQSGNRGDGKETF
- the larB gene encoding nickel pincer cofactor biosynthesis protein LarB — protein: MSPEEITAMLEQVRSGKLSVEAAVDRLRNLPFEDIGYARIDHHRSLRQGFPEVIFARGKSPDHVVGIVQGMLRNRHNILITRGNEELYELIKPLDQRTQFHALSGAISIQRDRKIRGKGKILVVSAGTSDIPVAEEAQVTAEVMGNRVEVIYDVGVANIHRILSESKQLRSARIIIVVAGMEGALPSVVAGMVGVPVIAVPTSIGYGASFRGVAALLGMLNSCASNIATVNIDNGFGAGYLASVINRL
- the purB gene encoding adenylosuccinate lyase, producing the protein MIPRYTRPEMGAIWSDENKFQKWLEVEIATAEAEAEAGLIPKSAARAIRRKGRVDVERVLEIEKEVKHDVIAFTTNVAEHVGREARYLHFGLTSNDVVDTAQGLLIKDASRLLLEDIDRLAAVLKKRAFEFKHTPMVGRTHGIHAEPITFGVKIAVWYSECQRNRERLAYAADEMRVGKTSGAVGIYSHLSPAIEKKILAKLGLKPSPAESQVIQRDRHAFYVSTLAVIAASLEKIALEVRGLQRTEVREAEEFFSAKQKGSSAMPHKRNPVTAEQICGLARVVRANAQAALENVALWHERDISHSSVERVILPDSTILVDYMLNKTANLVEKMFVYPERMQENLDLLKGLIFSGQLLLDLTEKGVSREEAYLWVQRNAMQVWKTGEDFKSLVQRDPDISNRLSAKEIAAVFNANRYLRHVDQIFRQVFGR
- a CDS encoding GxxExxY protein, yielding MPVEDKRDPRTHALIGAAMEVHRQLGCGFLEAVYQEAFHHELLERSIPFQREVHISVFYKGSRLAADYRADFVCFGSVVVEVKALQKLTGIEEAQVISYLKATAREVALLLNFGAKSLEFRRFIFSKSLKSA
- a CDS encoding MBL fold metallo-hydrolase, which produces MSVRICVLGSGSKGNSTLVATERTRLLVDAGFSRKETFRRLAAAGERTDGFDALLVSHEHIDHINGLKSLALALKVPIYITGPTREIIQWDPRLRAFETISPGEKFTIGDFEIAPFSIPHDAVDPVAFTFTAEGVKVGVITDLGYIPQLVKQHALGCHCLVFESNHDLDMLKTGPYPWFVKQRVMSRHGHLSNNATAGFLADDYDGTAEVLVLAHLSDKNNHPGLAMHSANQAFDKRGKGRPAELHLASQTEPSRIFQF
- a CDS encoding RNA polymerase sigma factor, whose product is MDRGNNMLTRAVALARGEAARAEAEDKSLAMDEESFRTVYERTARPLWAYLARVSGDSALADDLLQECYCRFLSLTDPPQEDAHRKNYLFRIATNLLRDHWRAIQRHGETTIETADVPSQDHDVANVPLRSDLGRALARLKPRERQLLWLAYAEGASHREIAKASGMKEASVRPLLFRARKKLMDLIGGAALEPRKA
- a CDS encoding pitrilysin family protein, which codes for MKTKNPNVEKSTLANGLQVVTETMPAVRSVSMGVWLRTGSRHEREDQNGIVHFLEHMVFKGTLNRSGEEIARAADAIGGHLDAFTTKEFTCFSIKVVDEHLPRAFDIVADLVKNPLLRSSDIAKESRVIQEEIKMVEDTPDDLVHEIFSKSYWPHHSLGRPILGTRATVGGFNQRRLRDFFRRHYVPGNMLITAAGHLTHGQAVGLAEEQFGRLSQGNVTAAGPIPVAHPHALYRRKKELEQTHICLGTPAYPYAHEKRFASYVLNTILGGGMSSRLFQNIREKYGLVYAVFSGLSAYRDAGILSIYAGTAPGNARKVVNLIIAEFKNLKNNSIPADELQRAKDYLKGSLLLGLESTTSRMANIARQELYYGQCITLDEVSARIDTVTREDVVEVARELFQTERIAVTVLGPRRGFNLSRDQLEC